The genome window CATCACCAACATTAGCCGCCCTATTCACCTCAACCGGCAGTTCCGCGAGGCGGGCCTCCTTGGGATTCGCGAAGAACAAGGGCTTGAATTATTAGATGCGGGTGCTTCCAAAGCGTTTGCGGTCGCTGACCACCAGGTGGCCCATATTTATATCAATGACCCTTCGTGTACGGCTCAGGTAAAAGCTATACTGGAAAAAACGCCGGGTATCGAGCTGGTTCTGGACGAAGAAGGCAAGAAAAAACACCACATCAATCACGAACGCGCGGGAGATTTCGTCGTAATGGCGGATGCTGAAAGCTGGTTTACCTATTATTACTGGCTCGACGATGCCAAAGCTCCCGACTACGCCCGACTGGTAGATATTCACCGCAAACCGGGGTACGATCCAATTGAAATGTTCATGGACCCTGCCAATCCGTTGGTTAAATTGAAAGCTGGATACAAGCTTATGCGTAAAAAGCTGGGTTTCCGCTATCTGATGAACGTTATCCCGCTGGATGCAACGCTTCTGAAAGGGGCGCACGGTCGCGTAGGGACGGCCCGGGAGCATCATCCGGTTTTTATTAGTAACCAATCGGATGGAGCGTCTCTTCTTGCAACGGAGGTATATGGCAAAATCTGGGAGCAGCTAACTCAGTCCTGAACGGTCTGACGACCTAATTTTTAGGGCCACTTAATAAGTCTCTGCCGACAACTTACTCTACCTGGAGTTAAATCTATAGTTTCTGATTTACTCAATGAAAGGTATAGTTATGGAAGAGATGAATGTGGAGATTCCTGCTCAGCAGCAGAATCAGCAACCTGGGTTGGAAAAAGAAATGACGCCCCAGCCGATCTATATTCGGGATACCTACCAAGGTGTTGGCAAATTGAAAGGCAAAAAGGCGCTGATTACCGGTGGAGACAGTGGAATTGGTCGGGCCGTGGCCGTTCATTTTGCCCATGAAGGTGCAGACGTAGCCATCGTGTATCACCCAACGGAAGAGGAAGATGCTCAGAAAACGAAGCAGTTGATTGAAGAACAGGGCCAAACCTGCGTGTTAATTGCCGGTGATCTGAAAGAACGAGCCTTCTGTGAGAAGTGTGTGGAAGAAGCGGTTGCTGAATTAAAGCAGCTTAACATTTTGGTGAATAACGCCGCCGTGCAGTTTCCCAAAAAAGAGCTGACCGAGATTGAGGATGACGATCTTGTAGCCACCTTTGACATTAATATTCTATCCATGTTTCGGCTGACCAAAGCCGCCCTCCAGTACTTGCACGAAGGAGACTGCATCATCAACACCACGTCAATTACATCCTACCGGGGCAGCGAAGCTTTACTCGATTATTCCTCCACAAAAGGAGCGATCACGGCTTTTACACGCTCCTTATCAGGCAATCTGGCCCAGAAGAAAATTCGCGTAAATGGCGTAGCGCCCGGCCCTATCTGGACGCCGCTAATCCCGGCTTCATTCGATCTGGAGAAGGTAGCCAACTTTGGCAAGGATACGCCCATGGAACGCCCCGGACAGCCTGCGGAGGTGGCCCCAGCCTACGTATTTCTAGCCTCTGAAGATGCTTCCTTCATTACGGGACAGATTATTCACGTCAACGGGGGCACAGTTGTCAACGCCTAAACAAAGCCAGTTTTATACTTTACAAGGTTTTTTCCCGCGGAGGAAGTTCTACTTGTTGGTTAAATACAGGCAAATGAACACGATAGGGTCTATTTACTAATTCTTACAGCTTGGTAAGAGTTGGATATTTCTAAAGCCCTATTGACTCTGTCATGTAGTTTTCCAAACTTAGTAATTCATGGCTTCCTGATTATGTTACACTTTAAACAGTGAAATGCGTATGAGAATTCAAGTAAACGCTGTTCATTTTACGGCGGACCAAAAGTTGCTGGATTTTATTCAACGGAAGTTGGATAAATTGGACACATTCCACGACCGGATTGTGAGTGCAGAAGTTTTCCTGCGGTTAGACGGGAATGACAGCAACAAAATAAGGATGAAAATCTTTGAGGTAAAACTGTTTTTACCCGGTGACTCTTTGTTCATTAGCGAGCGCAATCAGAGCTTTGAAGCCGCTATTGACCTTGCCGTTGACCGGTTGAAAAACTTGCTTGTTAAACATAAGGATAAACAGCGCCATATTTCTAACCGGGACATTAACCGCGAGACAAAAGACTCGCAGCAGGATCTGGTGGAAGTTGATGCTTTGAACGAGGACGGCGAAATCTAGTCGGCCTTCAGTTTATCTAAAACAGAAAAACCGCCTTTCGGCGGTTTTTCTGTTTTGCTCCTTTTTATAACTCAATTACAGTCCGAAAGCGGCTTTAATCTGATCTACGTAATCCAGTTTTTCCCAGGTAAAAAGTTCAACCTCTACTTCTTTTACCTGACCATTCTGACCAAATACTTTCTTCACAACCTGGTTCTGACGACCCATGTGACCATAAGCGGCAGTTTCCGAGTAAATCGGGTTGCGCAGTTTCAGACGTTGCTCAATGGCATAAGGCCGCATGTCGAAAATCTGACCGATTTTTTCGGCCAATTCG of Tellurirhabdus bombi contains these proteins:
- a CDS encoding SDR family oxidoreductase, with protein sequence MKGIVMEEMNVEIPAQQQNQQPGLEKEMTPQPIYIRDTYQGVGKLKGKKALITGGDSGIGRAVAVHFAHEGADVAIVYHPTEEEDAQKTKQLIEEQGQTCVLIAGDLKERAFCEKCVEEAVAELKQLNILVNNAAVQFPKKELTEIEDDDLVATFDINILSMFRLTKAALQYLHEGDCIINTTSITSYRGSEALLDYSSTKGAITAFTRSLSGNLAQKKIRVNGVAPGPIWTPLIPASFDLEKVANFGKDTPMERPGQPAEVAPAYVFLASEDASFITGQIIHVNGGTVVNA
- the hpf gene encoding ribosome hibernation-promoting factor, HPF/YfiA family, with protein sequence MRIQVNAVHFTADQKLLDFIQRKLDKLDTFHDRIVSAEVFLRLDGNDSNKIRMKIFEVKLFLPGDSLFISERNQSFEAAIDLAVDRLKNLLVKHKDKQRHISNRDINRETKDSQQDLVEVDALNEDGEI